A window from Montipora capricornis isolate CH-2021 chromosome 7, ASM3666992v2, whole genome shotgun sequence encodes these proteins:
- the LOC138057192 gene encoding tyrosine-protein kinase csk-1-like isoform X2: MTDYDVAVGGVFPNGSGYLKIIHRDLAARNVLLDKNCECKVTDFGLSYQNFKYGHGNAKKGCMPVKWTAPEILFGDASNLSTKSDVMAAMTSRGNHLLDWVAFLY, encoded by the exons ATGACGGACTACGATGTGGCCGTTGGAGGGGTGTTTCCGAATGGATCTGGTTACCTAAAG ATTATTCACCGTGATCTAGCAGCACGAAACGTCCTCTTAGATAAGAACTGTGAGTGCAAGGTGACGGATTTTGGATTATCGTACCAGAACTTCAAATATGGACATGGCAATGCCAAGAAG GGCTGCATGCCAGTTAAATGGACGGCACCAGAGATCCTCTTTGGAGATGCCTCAAATCTTTCCACCAAAAGTGATGT taTGGCGGCGATGACATCACGTGGAAATCACCTATTGGATTGGGTAGCTTTCCTGTACTAA
- the LOC138057961 gene encoding neuropeptide SIFamide receptor-like: MNSTRNGWNCPFNMMAANTSSAIASCLIFVVSLIGNSLIVIFVYKTPSLRKPINFFIANMAISDLLFSIAVTPAHLADLYLDTSLSKALCTLVTCIVILSSLVSVQSLILIAVDRFGATVFPLRSPLINKKLCPFFILCSWIIAMAINTPYIVFSNRMEYQGDAFCLFEWQKAFGTSLYERFILGYYVLFYYTPMAMLITLYCIIVIKLNSEKIPGEHSNSAEEQRIKRNKKVLKLAIAVVFGFVLCWIPYTVTHLMYVFLSDALPCNFYVYYSIFRFLSASNCALNPCICFMFCSKYREPLKRVVTCCTRTKP; this comes from the coding sequence ATGAATTCAACAAGAAACGGATGGAACTGTCCATTTAACATGATGGCTGCCAATACATCATCCGCTATTGCTTCTTGTTTGATCTTCGTTGTTTCGCTCATCGGAAATTCACTCATAGTaatatttgtttacaaaacGCCAAGTCTGAGAAAACCGATAAATTTTTTCATCGCGAATATGGCCATATCCGATCTGCTGTTTTCAATAGCAGTGACTCCGGCGCATCTTGCCGACCTGTACTTGGACACCTCGCTCAGCAAGGCCCTGTGCACGCTGGTCACTTGCATCGTGATTCTTTCGTCTCTTGTGTCCGTTCAAAGCCTTATCCTGATAGCAGTGGATCGATTTGGAGCGACTGTGTTTCCCCTTCGATCCCCTCTCATCAACAAAAAGCTGTGTCCTTTCTTTATTCTCTGCTCGTGGATTATCGCAATGGCAATAAACACTCCTTATATCGTCTTCTCTAACCGCATGGAATACCAAGGGGACGCTTTCTGTCTTTTTGAGTGGCAAAAGGCTTTTGGTACGTCCTTATATGAACGTTTCATTCTTGGCTACTACGTGCTATTTTATTATACCCCGATGGCCATGTTGATCACATTGTACTGCATTATCGTTATCAAGCTCAACTCGGAAAAGATTCCCGGCGAGCATTCAAATTCCGCTGAAGAACAAcgcataaaaagaaacaaaaaagtacTGAAGTTGGCCATTGCTGTCGTGTTTGGGTTTGTACTGTGTTGGATACCATACACTGTTACACATCTCATGTATGTTTTTCTATCTGACGCATTACCTTGTAACTTTTATGTTTATTATTCCATTTTCCGGTTCTTGAGTGCCTCAAACTGTGCCCTCAATCCTTGCATATGCTTCATGTTCTGTAGCAAGTATCGTGAGCCTCTGAAGAGAGTCGTAACATGCTGCACAAGGACTAAGCCGTGA